The sequence AGCGTCCGTATCATGGCAATTAACGGGATTTGAACAGGATACGCTGGTCTTTATTGCTGATAATCAGCTCTGTTGAACTGAGCGTTTCGATCTGCCAAGGCGAATCAGCGGGTAGATCTGTCTGGCCGCAATAAACGTAAGCGCACGCAGGTTTTGCGTAGTCGGTGAGCAATGAAAGCTGATTGTTGGTGAACCTGAACCGATCGGGGTAACAACAACCGGCTTCGGCCTGATTCGCCCCGTAACGTACCTGACCATCCGCCCGGAAGGTGAGTAGTTGACTAAGGCCGGTCGACGTAACCGGCTGCCGCTCCCAGGTTTTGTAGAATAACCTAGATGGCCCAACATCAGCTGATTGGCAGGCGATCAAGAGGCTGAAGAGCAGGAAGCTGAGTAGCACTGTCCGCATGGGTACGTTGGGTGTTTAGAGGCAAGACTCCCAGCGGCACAAAACCGTTGGAATGGCTACATAAACAACTGCTGAATCTCCTCCTTGACGGCGCGCAGGGCGTCGGAGGTGGGCTGGCGGTCGCGCTGGATGATGCGCTCGAAAATCCGCTTCGACAGGTCGAGGGCGGGCGCATCGGGCCGAACGTCGCCGCTCGCCTGGTTAATGAGCGTGGCTACGTCGTTCATGGCGCCCTGAATCTGCTCCCAAACTGCCTGACTCATGTAGACCTGCTGCGAGAGGTTATGGTTAAACTCGTCGCGGATGTCGCGTAGTAGCAACTGTTGCAGATCGAGGGCGGTGTCGGCCTGCCCGCCGAGCCGAAGCAATAATTGGTTGGGGCTAATGCGTTCCAGAAACAGAACCATGCGCTCGTAGGCCTGTAGCCGAATGGGCACCACCGTTTCGGTATAGCGTTGTTTAACGTCGTTGTGGTGGCGGTCGGCCTCGCGTTGCAGCAGTAGCTTTACGGTCAGGTACATGCCATACAGAACAAGCGCCGCCGGAATAAACAGTTTAATCAAGTCACCAAGGACAGCCATTATCTTTGTAGTTTTAATAGAGTTTAGTCGTTTGTCGATTGCGTTGCCATCACTGGGTTAGTAGCCACGGGATGCACCGCCTGGTCAACCGACCAATGCCCCATCACCTATGACCATTCAGGCCCCTGTTCAGCTACGCCCCGACGCCCGCGACCGGATAATTGACACGCTAACAACGCAAAAAATTCCGGCTGAGTATGGCTTACGCGTCGGTATACGTGGGGGCGGCTGCGGCTCATCATGGCTGTTGGGGTTCGACCTGCCCGGCCCGGCCGATGAAGTGTATCTCATCGATGACGTTCGGGTCATTATCGATAAGCGCCACCTGCTGTATGTGCTCGACGCCACCATCGGCTACGAAGAGTCGGAAGACGGGCGGGGGTTTGTGGTGGAGAAAGGGGGTTGATGGTGGTAATTTGTCGGTTCAGTAAGGATAACAAACCGACAAAGCGAAAACATTAACGTCCAGCGTTGCGTCTGTGGCACGATTTTAGGTAACCTATGGGTT comes from Fibrella aestuarina BUZ 2 and encodes:
- a CDS encoding DUF7935 family protein, giving the protein MAVLGDLIKLFIPAALVLYGMYLTVKLLLQREADRHHNDVKQRYTETVVPIRLQAYERMVLFLERISPNQLLLRLGGQADTALDLQQLLLRDIRDEFNHNLSQQVYMSQAVWEQIQGAMNDVATLINQASGDVRPDAPALDLSKRIFERIIQRDRQPTSDALRAVKEEIQQLFM
- a CDS encoding HesB/IscA family protein, which translates into the protein MTIQAPVQLRPDARDRIIDTLTTQKIPAEYGLRVGIRGGGCGSSWLLGFDLPGPADEVYLIDDVRVIIDKRHLLYVLDATIGYEESEDGRGFVVEKGG